The Rhipicephalus sanguineus isolate Rsan-2018 chromosome 4, BIME_Rsan_1.4, whole genome shotgun sequence DNA window AAAaggctcatttcgactttcaggtgtttgttttgcagacgattgttatgaactgtgctcccacgagaatttaacattaccgcccGTGACCTGGCGGTTGATCGGACCGCGagtcatgcaaatcagggtatacagCCACATAATCCTAGAGGAgcgttgagaagaaatgtttacataatccatgTATACTAGCACCTTAGAATTTCcaaaaccattgtgtgcgtgtcAGTATTATTCTatttaatttcccggatgtattaagtgattctttacgatggacagattcatctaaagtcttctgtagcagaaagcgcaatttgtcaaatcacctagaattAGGTGATTACAAGTTATGTATGCAAAGGCATAcgtaacttgtacgataagccacaatgtagttagtgaattgaaaacatcctaatttaatttgtaatcttcgggacgcgtgttctaaccgtggagtctatgccaagttgtaatgaagttagaaccattgcgtaaattttttagcaccgatgaacggcgaagcttccgttcggacgggaattcgtCTATTATAAGATATATATTATCCAAACTTCCTAccgcttactaaactttcgctagtagtgcaaACTTCTACCTTTTCCGTTGGAAGtattgcatcgcaagaatgagcagtaatcaccaccgtatcgcgaaagagctggtacgcggcgggcgcagaaaaagacgatcctcggccgcggaacAAGCGActccttgccgtgacgtcgcatcgccgcgactgccgcgccgccagagttcgttctcggggctaatagtcgGATAAAAATTTAGAAGTCAGCGTCATTTCCTCTTCAAAGGCGGATagacacaagcctgcaccaatgggcgcgcactcgggactgacgtcatgagcgggactatttctttagtcgcggaggtgatcggctgccgcgcttcggtcgtctgggcggggcctctcctgacttcttaagttgtatccgactatagtcacTTTTGTCACTGTTGGTCTATAATACTATTGAAATTGGAAAAATAATGAATTTCATTGCAATATTTAAGTTTGAATCATCAATGTGAGGAAATTTTTATTGTCTTACAAAGCACCGACTCAGACGAGGCGTTTAATATGCATCCTTTTGTTTTACGTATGTGTCCGTGCTGAGAGAAACAGTTTTGCAGATAATTTGCCGCAATGCTCGGTAGTGGCAGTTTGATTGAACACTAAGTTCTAAATGATAATTTGAAAGTGACTCTGTAAATAACTGAAACATTATCTGGCCAATGCGCGACCTGGTAATCCCTGGTACCATTATGCttgatttaaagggcccctcaccaggtgacgtAAGGAATTTTacttagacattggaagttgttgcgagcccaatgaagagcattatgccacaagaatttttctaatcggtccgttagaaggtgaggaaaacaataatttgtagcggcgcgaaaccatgatgcggggaggcgagctgcaaactcttgccgctcgccccgtgtagccttcgcaagccaaatcccttccctgccatcttcggcacgcgagcaggaggatcacatgatgcatacgcatgaacacgtcatgcgcacacaatgccacgagcgcatgacgtACCAGAAACAggccgagcccccgagacgcgtgcggtgttgtggcggcgttctttgcgcttcgtctctgcaagttatgccgaatgcgctctcgccgatcacttggctttcaacctattactacactattactgagcacgaaagctgcgacatttgtacggacgcgagactagcggtgtgccgcatgaacatctagttagacgcgggaggataaatgagcctaatgggcgctggaacgcggtagaaaattagtttcgttacAAAGGGTGGCTTCTGCACGATGCGAAAGGAGCGAGagcacgaacgcgtgcgaaacggaggtagattagtctcgaatctcgctgcgattcgcagtaaaaattataacagaaaacgcacacattacatttgtgtgttttattattgctctcaactttaatttatttattcaagcaacaaattacacaaacaacacgtcgtgtcaaataattatcgcagtgtcacgtgctactgttggcgacgtcagagcacagtcgtctacgtagaggagcgacgtcacagcgctaccatctgcgtagggccattccaccatgtacgtcatcccctcattctctgggcgcgcggccgcgagaaggagggcaagcagcgttcagcttcaaatttgacccatttacgtggcgcgtagcgttgcaaattttggcagacgtaattgtgaacgcccagtgcatgcattgcgctcgtcagctcaaaatcgtcaaacatggtgaggggccctttaagcagtaTAGACAAATAATGTAAGCTGTTGCAGTAACATAAACAGTTCGGTGTGTAATACACATTATGTTCCTGGTAACTCTGACCATCTCGATGCTTTTGTAACCTTTATAAAtgaatatttttcttttgcttttccactTCGCATGACATAAATTTATTTCAATCATATTTTCTTTCATATGCTTCATGTCTTCAAATATGAAGTGGTTCTTTTGCTGTGCAGTGTTCTATGGATACTTCTATGGTTTTGGAAAACAGAAATGCAGTAAGTATTTTTGGAAAACAGAAATGCAGTAAGTATTTTGATGGGTTAGTGTTCATTGGTACACATCCTAGCATTTTTTACTCTTTCGATATATAGCATCGGATTGACATCTTAATCAGATCATATTTTTTTGGCACCCAGTGTTGGCATCTGTTAAGCATAATGTTTGTGTGCAGCAAGGTAGGAATTTTCTCAGAATTAGCAGTGTTGGTGCATTGTTGCCATACCAGTAGCTTTGGTTTGTGTGAGACAAGGTGGTTGTCCACTTCACTTACATATGGAGCAACCCTTCTGTATTGCCTGCTGCAATAGTCTGGTTTCATGTAGTGTATGACACATAATTTGCCTTGCCTTTGTGTGTTCTCGATGGCTTTCCAGGTTCCTCGTCTTTTGCGTCCTTGGAGCAGTCTTCTTCCTTGGAATGCGTACGAGGCCGACTTCATTGCTGccagcagtgcacctatgtgacctTGGAGAAATCGACTATGAACAGACACCTTCGGAAACACATGGGCGAGCCCCCCATACAGTGCCACTTGTGTCCAGCTGCATTCACTAACAAGTCCAAGCTGGTGGCTCacgtgcgcacccacacaggagagcgccccTTCTCGTGTGTCCACTGCAGTGCGTCCTTTGCGCGGAAAAGCAACCTCGTGAGACACATCCAcacgcacacaggagagcgtccattttcctgtgcccactgcagtgcatcctttgcGGAGAAAGACGGTCTCGTGAGACACATCCGTATGCACACAGGAGAGCGGCCCTATTCCTGTGTGCACTGCGATGCATCCTTTACGGCAAAACGCCACCTCATTGACCACGTGCGCATCCACACAGGGGAGCGCCCCTTcacctgtgtccactgcaatgcgtcctTCGTGCAAAAATTTAACCTTGTGAGGCACATCCGCGTGCACACTGGAGAGCGGCCCTTTTCTTGTGTACGCTGCAATGCGTCCTTTGTGCAGAAAGACGGTCTGGTGAAACACATCCGTATGCACACAGGAGAGCGggccttttcttgtgtccactgcagtgcatcctttgtGCAGAAAAGGAGCCTCGTGAAGCACATCCGCGTGCACTCAGGAGAGcggcccttttcctgtgtccactgcaatgcgtcctttctgctgaaAAGCATCCTCATGAGACACATGCGCGTCCACACAGGATAGTGTCCTTCTTCCTGTGTCCATCTGCAAggcatttttttcacaaaaacacGACCTCATGAACCATGTGTCTCGTCATGGAAACAAGCCATAAAGGTGAGGGGCATACAGGCTTGCCCTAAAAATTCATTAAGCAACCCAGAGGTCAAAAATTGGTAATGCAAAAGTAACAGCACTTGTACGACGTGAACATGCAGCCACAAAATTTTTATGTGTATTATAAGTGCTCTAAACAGTAACCTACATAGTATAGAACAACCCATTTCGGCTAGTTCTGATTTCTCACTCAGCCTTCCAACTCTCAGCGAAGAGGTGTAGCTCACTGTCGGGGCTACGCAAACTTCGATAACATAGCGCGGCGTCAGCTATTACATCGTCGGCATTCAGGCAATGACCAAGCAAGGCTTCCTCTGTGtgtcacttttaggggcgaagctcatcTCAGTCTAACCTTGCCATGCGTCCGGCgtaagggctcgttcacacagccgtcaaacgctccgtcacgtcaacgtcacggcgccgatttccgtcaggggagagggtttccgagacgttttctccgaaaaaaaaaaaacggttgacgGCGACGCAGAGCaatgctctacgtttccgtcgccggcacgggacggagccccgcccctagaaaacggactAATCAGAAATTTACGTTTCGAGTTGTgagttctgagaagagccacgcgtatagcatacggcccccgggtccgtggccttgggaacactgaacgcgcgcctgactgaatgggccataaaacggggggacaagtggctgtttttgtgtgtgtttgcggtGCGAGcaggagagcccagcggagtcgggagagcgccagcgaaccatttgagctgcgtggacaattcctattttggtgcatcagtcggtcaacactgcacaaaaacgtgctgctgtcgacgctgcaatcgccgtcgtctgttcgtacactgctacgtcgcgtctgctgtacgtttttttgacgtgacgcTGAGGCGACGGGAGGTTTGagggctgtgtgaacgagcactaaggcgtaaccggcagtatctcccgaacagtataatagatggcgctgtcattGGCAGATAACTAGGATCGCTCTTGAGCGTGCACTCCCGCGTATCAGTGCAAGTACTGCTACCGGACTGGACGGCATACCGGCGGGCCTTGTGAAATGCCTGGGGAAGTCAGCTCGTGAACACCTCGCGGGAATCTTCAATACCATCCTCAAGAACGGCCCAATCCCATCCGACTGGCAATGCGGCAGAGTAAGCCTCGTGTGCAAGAGAGGAGACGACGCTGGACTGCTGGGCGACTATAGACCAATCACGGTGACGAGCGTCCTATATAGACTCTTCGCTCAAGTCTTGAAGGGCTGGATGAGCGGCTAGGCGGAGAAGAGGGGCATACTGTCTGAACTCCAGAATGGCTTCCGACGGAACCGACGCTTGGAAGACAATCTTTTCGTGCTCACCCAGACCATCGAGGTGGCACGGAGAGAAACCAGAAATCTGCTTGGATGCTTCCTGGATGTCGCCAAAGCTTATAGTGTGCCGCACGTGGAGTTTTTCCACCAGTTAGACCAACGACAAATGCCGCGCGTGTGGACAGACTTTCTCCGGCGGCTCTATGCAGATAGCTCGGTGGTAGCATGCTTCAGAGGCACCAGAACACAGCCTGTGAGGGTGACAAGAGGACTCAGGCAGGGCTGCCCTTTGTCTCCGCTGCTATACATGCAGCGGGACTCGAGCAGGCATCGTGGAATCGGGAGTTGGCTTCGCGTTCCGACTCATGATTGGTGGAGTGGCGCAGACATGGACGCTGCCCGGCTTGGTGTTCGCTGATGATCTAGTACTACTGGCTGAGTGCAGCAGTGACCTTCAGAGGTTGGTAACACTGGCGGCCGACCACCTGAAGAGTCTGGGCCTTCACTTCAATGCCAAAAAATCGGCCATATTGCAGTTTTCAGGCGTGGAGACCATTGATGTGCAGCTTCCCGACGGAGGAAGCATTTCGGTATCAGACAAGTACTGGTATCTCGGTGTCAACCTTTGCACCTCCGCAGATCCGCAGATCTCTATGacaagcaagaggagcacgttcgacAGGCTTCTGTGAGGGCCGCCAACGTGTTACGGCGGAGCCTGTGGGGGTGCAACCGGTTTGTACTAGTGCGCGAACTGTGGAAGGCAGTACATGTGCCAGTGCTGACATTCGCCAACGCTGTCATCTGCCTGTCCGCAGCAACACGCCAGTGGTTGGAAAGAGGCCAGCGTGAGGTTGGGCGACTGGCGCTGGCGTGTCACGGACGTGT harbors:
- the LOC119390670 gene encoding gastrula zinc finger protein XlCGF8.2DB isoform X4 translates to MGTPAEPARLRPVVVPSIFVSERNESQEPRATFSKRPKHEDDIAVEAVHQAAVGLACELGQAVETSPEAACELNHVADVSVQVRLPTSQKASQVNGMKILSTIATQTEPYAVSSGSSSFASLEQSSSLECVRGRLHCCQQCTYVTLEKSTMNRHLRKHMGEPPIQCHLCPAAFTNKSKLVAHVRTHTGERPFSCVHCSASFARKSNLVRHIHTHTGERPFSCAHCSASFAEKDGLVRHIRMHTGERPYSCVHCDASFTAKRHLIDHVRIHTGERPFTCVHCNASFVQKFNLVRHIRVHTGERPFSCVRCNASFVQKDGLVKHIRMHTGERAFSCVHCSASFVQKRSLVKHIRVHSGERPFSCVHCNASFLLKSILMRHMRVHTG
- the LOC119390670 gene encoding gastrula zinc finger protein XlCGF57.1 isoform X3, with protein sequence MGTPAEPARLRPVVVPSIFVSERNESQEPRATFSKRPKHEIPVQLLSEDLTIGHTPRPSYCSVKDHDDIAVEAVHQAAVGLACELGQAVETSPEAACELNHVADVSVQVRLPTSQKASQVNGMKILSTIATQTEPYAVSSGSSSFASLEQSSSLECVRGRLHCCQQCTYVTLEKSTMNRHLRKHMGEPPIQCHLCPAAFTNKSKLVAHVRTHTGERPFSCVHCSASFARKSNLVRHIHTHTGERPFSCAHCSASFAEKDGLVRHIRMHTGERPYSCVHCDASFTAKRHLIDHVRIHTGERPFTCVHCNASFVQKFNLVRHIRVHTGERPFSCVRCNASFVQKDGLVKHIRMHTGERAFSCVHCSASFVQKRSLVKHIRVHSGERPFSCVHCNASFLLKSILMRHMRVHTG